The Erigeron canadensis isolate Cc75 chromosome 4, C_canadensis_v1, whole genome shotgun sequence genome window below encodes:
- the LOC122595946 gene encoding piriformospora indica-insensitive protein 2 codes for MDLSFKNDQYFVILMLIMVGLCGMCINGETNEDLAGAPMVKTEQEALYSAIQGFVGNWWNGSDLYPDPCGWTPIQGISCDIFDGFWYVTDLSIGQIHDNSLPCAPNLEFRPHLFQLQHLKSLSFFNCIISPSHGPISVESANWDSFSNTLESLEFRANPGLTAQIPATFGNLKKLQSLVLIDNGLSGSLPGSIGNLTHLKRLVLSGNKFTGKIPESYGYLSELLIMDLSRNSLSGSLPMSFGGLTSLLKFDLSKNQLVGEIPSEISNLKNLTLLDLSDNKISGELNFVNQEMSSLEELILSNNLISGDLMNFNLQNLFNLMVLDLSNMGLSGLIPESILNLKNLRFLGLNDNKLSGNLSPKLAELSNLSAIYLHGNDFTGDLKFPREFYVKMGRRFGAWNNSNLCFPVDKLAASVRPFGVKECK; via the exons ATGGATTTGAGTTTTAAAAATGATCagtattttgtgattttgatgTTGATAATGGTGGGATTGTGTGGAATGTGTATTAATGgagaaacaaatgaagatttAGCAGGAGCTCCAATGGTGAAAACAGAGCAAGAAGCTTTATACTCTGCTATTCAAGGGTTTGTTGGTAATTGGTGGAATGGGTCAGATCTTTATCCTGACCCTTGTGGTTGGACTCCTATTCAG GGTATTTCATGCGACATTTTTGATGGATTCTGGTATGTGACAGACTTGAGCATTGGACAAATTCATGATAATTCTCTTCCATGTGCTCCAAATCTTGAATTTAGAcctcatttgtttcaacttcAACACTTGAAATCTTTATCATTCTTCAACTGTATCATCTCACCTAGCCATGGCCCGATATCGGTTGAATCTGCTAACTGGGACTCGTTTTCAAACACCCTCGAGTCCCTAGAGTTCCGTGCAAACCCCGGCTTAACTGCTCAAATCCCAGCCACATTTGGTAACCTGAAGAAGCTCCAATCACTTGTTTTGATAGATAACGGGCTATCGGGCAGTTTACCAGGCAGCATTGGTAATCTAACTCATTTGAAGAGGTTGGTTTTGTCTGGTAATAAGTTTACAGGCAAAATCCCAGAAAGTTATGGTTATTTGAGTGAATTGTTGATTATGGATTTGAGTAGAAACTCATTGTCAGGGAGTTTGCCTATGTCTTTTGGAGGGTTGACTTCTCTCTTGAAGTTTGACTTGAGTAAGAATCAATTAGTAGGGGAAATACCAAGTGAGATTAGTAATTTGAAGAATTTAACTCTTTTGGATCTTAGTGACAACAAGATTTCTGGTGagttgaattttgtaaatcaaGAAATGAGTTCATTAGAAGAGTTGATCTTATCAAACAATCTCATTAGTGGTGACCTTATGAACTTTAATTTGCAAAACCTTTTTAACCTCATGGTTTTGGATCTTTCAAACATGGGGTTGTCCGGTTTGATTCCCGAGTCAATCCTTAACCTGAAAAACTTGCGGTTTTTGGGCTTAAACGACAATAAACTCTCAGGAAATCTTTCACCGAAACTAGCTGAGTTGTCTAACTTGAGTGCTATCTATCTCCATGGAAACGACTTCACCGGTGACCTCAAATTCCCTCGAGAATTCTATGTTAAAATGGGAAGGCGGTTCGGGGCATGGAACAACTCAAACTTGTGCTTTCCTGTTGATAAACTGGCTGCTAGTGTTCGTCCGTTTGGTGTAAAGGAGTGTAAATGA